In the genome of Staphylococcus durrellii, one region contains:
- a CDS encoding HIT family protein — MSETIFSKIITGEIPSFKVYEDDYVYAFLDISQVTKGHTLLVPKKPSPNIFETDSTTMQHIGVALPKVANAIKKAFNPDGLNIIQNNGEFADQSVFHLHFHFLPRYENDTDGFGYKWETHEESINDEQKAQIAKEIATQFD; from the coding sequence ATGTCTGAAACAATTTTTAGCAAAATCATTACAGGAGAAATTCCAAGTTTCAAAGTATACGAAGATGACTATGTTTATGCTTTTTTAGATATTTCACAAGTGACAAAAGGTCATACTTTATTAGTGCCAAAAAAGCCTTCACCTAACATTTTCGAGACTGATTCAACAACAATGCAACACATAGGCGTAGCGTTGCCTAAAGTTGCTAACGCCATTAAAAAAGCCTTTAATCCAGACGGCTTAAATATCATTCAAAATAACGGAGAATTTGCAGATCAATCTGTATTCCATCTCCACTTCCACTTCTTGCCACGTTATGAAAATGATACTGATGGTTTTGGTTATAAATGGGAAACGCATGAAGAATCAATTAATGATGAGCAAAAAGCACAAATTGCAAAGGAAATTGCTACTCAATTTGACTAA